The nucleotide sequence CCTTGCCGTCCGCAGGTATGATAACGACCAATTCTTAAATGTTTTTCATATATGCGATTTGTAGATGCTAGTAAATGGTCAGAGCTGTTGTGATACACTTATCATTTGTTTAGATGCTATGAGATCTACATCAAATACTATTTGTAGTCCTTGAAGTTTGTGGTTAGCTTCATGTTTGTATGCACACTTAGTAAGGAAGTGATTATTGTTGCACCTGTGCTTTACTCTGCCCTGCTTTCTGGTCGTGTTTGTGGGGCATTTGCATTAGTGCAAAAAGTAAAAGCTGTTCTTTGAAGCAGCAGTGGCCAGACAACCGTAGAGATAGATCCACAGATGAATGGCTGATTTGCTGCTTGTCTACTAGTTCTATCTCATATTTCTATGAATAATTTCCTGTAATTTATTGTCTTAGATTAGTCAGCATTACACAAATATCCAGAATGCAGTGGTTATGTTGCACCTTCTCCTTTGTGTTGTAGCGGTGCTAGTAGGATATATCACTGGTGCAAAAAGGAGAAGCTGCTCCTTGGTCACCAGCGGCTGTTGATATAGATCCACAGATGAATGGCCGACCTGCTGTTTGTCTACTGAATACTGATGCTATCCCTTGTTTCTTCTATGCAATCTTGACATATTTGCTGTAATATCTGTCTTTTCCAGAACAGCTGTGCATTTTATGGCAAAATGTAGTCGTTGATTTGAATCTATGTTAACTGTATGGTGCTGTTCACTTCAAATTACTGCATATATAATCTGTTCATTTCTGCTCTCTTATTATGATGATTGTGAGAATGGTTCACACATTCCTGCTTCTGTAGCAGTAGTGGCCAGACGACCATTGAGATATGTTGTTTGTCTACTAAATATATCTGGAATCTATTTCTCTTAATGATTTCTTGTTTTGTTTCAACCTTATGCTTTCTGTTGATGTTATATTTCTGCTTGTAGTTTCAATGGAATTGTTGATTTTATTGCAGGGCATGCTATGGTGTTCTTCGCTTTGTTATGGAGAGTGGTGCTAAGGGTTGTGAGGTAAATTTCCTCTGCACATGTGATCTGACATTCTTATCTTGCACTTCCTGTGTTTAGTTGCTGACTGCTCTCTTGATTTTGTACTAGGTCATTGTGAGCGGCAAGCTCAGGGCCCAGAGAGCCAAGTCGATGAAGTTCAAGGACGGGTACATGATCTCATCTGGTCAGCCCGTTAACGAGTACATTGATGCTGCAGTTAGGCACGTTCTTCTCAGACAGGTTTGTTTGCTGTGCTGCTTACTTAACCTTGTTTTTCCAGTTTGTTGCTCATGGAACTACATATGATTCAACATTGGCTTGGTTTTGTAGGGCGTTCTTGGTATCAAGGTGAAGATTATGCTTGACTGGGACCCCAAGGGCAAGCTTGGCCCTACCACCCCGCTGCCTGACCTTGTCACCATCCACCCCCCGAAGGAGGAGGACGAGCTGCGCCCACCGGCTTTGGTTGAGGTCTAAAGTCCCAATAGAGCAAGCAGACCATGAAACGGCACATCATTTTGGTCCTAGCTACTTTTCTATCCCTGTGATAAGCGAGGGCTATGCAACGCTTGGTTACCTACCTTACCTTTTAATGGACAAAAGTTTCTGTGTAATGCTTCTATGTTAATTTCGTTTAAACTAAGTTTTGCCGAGACAAGTTACTTATGTATGCCAGAAACCTTTGTTTGGATTGATTCTGCCCAGCTAGTTTGTTGCTCTTCGTTTGTGCCACCTTTTTACTGTTTGTTATGTCTTCTTATGCGTTCATTCCGTATCCACCTTTTTACAATCATAATttgttttttcagaatttttaaaaataataattttcTCATCTATCTATTTTGTTGTTCACACCAGGAGCATATGAGCTCAGGTGTAGAAAGGTAGTATCGGAAATTCAGTTTTGTTTGAAGCAAGGTTGCTTTTGTTGGTCATTGAATTGAGCATCTTTTGGAGTTGCAGCTATGCGAGTCCTTGAAAGTAAAATCCAAAGAAGGAAATGAAAACAAATTCAAAACATTATGAATTTATTTTGTGGCAAACTTTGATAAAACGGTTGAATTGTCCGCAAAGATGGTTTGCTTTAGAGATGCAAATGTTAGTACTTGCGAAGTCAATTAAACTCCCCCTCGCGCGTTCCCCCTCATCGTTTTTATCGTGCCAGCGAGAGGAAAAGAAATACTGTGCTAGGTTTGTCTTTCGCGGCCCCACCGTGTCGTTTGCTTCGTCCCCATGCCCCCACCCCTTCTCTGAGGCATgcaacctctcctcccctcccaaaAATTTCTCTCTCGTTTGCCGCTGCCACGGCCTCGCCTTGTCGGCACATCCCAGGTCCTCCGGCGCTGGCCATCGGAGAAGGAAGCAAACTCAACATCCAGTTGTCCTCCTCCCAACCCAGGCACGTCGCCTCCTTCCCTCCCCTTCCCTCACTCCTTGCCCCTTCTCTGTCGCTCCTACCCCTTTCTTTTCTCAATCCGGATCTGTGGAGGTGGCCGGCGGAGAGGACGGTCATGGCAGGAGTGCTCAATGCGGGAGACGGCAGATCGATCCGCGGAGCTGCCTTATGCCTGCTTCCTCACCATGTTGCGACCACCGCCTCCGCAGGCCGGTCGT is from Triticum aestivum cultivar Chinese Spring chromosome 3A, IWGSC CS RefSeq v2.1, whole genome shotgun sequence and encodes:
- the LOC123060376 gene encoding 40S ribosomal protein S3-3 translates to MATQISKKKKFVSDGVFYAELNEMLTRELAEDGYSGVEVRVTPMRTEIIIRATRTQNVLGEKGRRIRELTSVVQKRFNFPENGVELYAEKVVNRGLCAIAQAESLRYKLLGGLAVRRACYGVLRFVMESGAKGCEVIVSGKLRAQRAKSMKFKDGYMISSGQPVNEYIDAAVRHVLLRQGVLGIKVKIMLDWDPKGKLGPTTPLPDLVTIHPPKEEDELRPPALVEV